The genomic interval TGGCAGTTTTTAGCATTGCAGAAACTCTAAATACTGATATCAGCGGTTATATAGCAAATACTCATTTCAGGGTTGCACAAATTGAggagaaaagataaaaacagGCTGTTTGGTGTTTTTGTCACGAGATCATTATCCTCTCTCCCAAAAACTAATCTGATAAGATGAGCAGTGCGACAGGCTTAAAATCTCGACACTTGAAATTTAGATCACCTTGGCTCTATGCACCTGCTAGCTCTTCTTGCCAAGCCAATGTAAGATTCACAGCGTCGAAATATATCTGTGCATGTTGCAATAGTAAGGTCATTGGTCTGGTCATGTGCAAGATTGCAGGGCGGCAGGGAGCCAGTGACAGTGGGCTGCACAAGTTGTTAGAACATGCGatgtgagagagagagcatGATTCCAACATACGTGGGTGCAATATAAAGATGAGGCAGGCTCCGCAGCCATTCtgacattaaaatatattatctttATCATCCTATGAAGGGtcatattcttttatttaaatgatccGTTGATCTTCCCACAACTTTGTATCAGAAGCTCTGATGTTTCTTTTACAACTTAcctcaaaaatatttttctgtCTCTGATGAATGTACTTGCGGTTTCCAGGTTATGCCCACCTACATGCTTAggcaaaattattttctaatttgttTTGTCCCAAGGCTTCATTAATTCCAATAGAATCACAtggtaaattattattttagctTCTTATCTACCATGGATTAATTATATCAGTggcattattattttaatagaaACATGATGCTATCATTTACAGCCAAAGAagaatagtattttttttgtctcaaAAAAAGAGGCATTCTAAGTGCAACAGTAGTTGTGTATACAGATTTGGTCCAAGGAGCCTAATTAAGGACAAATTTAGCTAGAATTTTTCAAATGATACCTAATGTCATGAAACACAAAAAACTAGCAAATTACGTATGCACTTTAGTACTAGCTAGGCCAGAGCCACTCTGATAGTATGATACCATGCTATGCTAACAAGCAAAAGCTGAGATTGATTGTTTGATGTAGAGGCATGTGATGTACACGGGAGACTAAAGATGCAGGCAAAAGAATAAGTCATGGTTACCTTACAATACATAAGGATGACGTCCATGGACACAGGACAAAGGGTCACGTGAAATGAATATGAACACGTGAATTCCACACTCCTTTACGTGACTATGATTTAAGGTCAATCTGAGCCTTTGAGGCCCTTAAGATTTATCTTCCCCAGAGCAAGAACCAGAGGCCAGGCAGACAGtaacaaactaaaaataaaaagcggTCAACCACGTAATCCTTTTCCAGTTCCCTTCACTGAAAACAACGGTACCTGCAACTGTGCATGCACCTGGGGCTGGGAGGCTGAGAGAGCCAAGGGAGAAAGATGCCCCAAGAAACTGGGGGTCCACTTGGATAGTGCCGTATCCCTTACTGGGTCGGCGAGGGTCCACGTGGACATTGCCCCATTCTCCTTCCCCGGCCACTGGGGTCCACCAGCATCCTGCAAATCCCAATCTTCTCCCCCTCGGTGAACTGCACATGAAAAGCTTTAATAATGCAATGGCACTGTTGATTATTAGCATGATATTGATGGCAAACCCCCCAGTTCTAAGTTCAACAAAGTCTCAACTCAACAACAAAAGcacataataatatatatcCCTTCCTTTTAAGCATATCTAATCTAACATATCCAATCTAATCTAAAAACTATTCCTTCCTTTGATGAAAGGCAGACAGACATGAAACACCCAATAGCCACCAAATCTATCTCTGTTTGGTGCACTAATTGATACTAGTAGTATTTTTCTTACTATCTACTAAGCCTCAGATTCTTAATTAATCTAATCACTCTGCtaactctttcttttcttaatacATTTCTGCCTTAGCGGGTCCCATTGGCCATTTCTAAGTATATGAAGTCAAAGATTTTGGTGTCCACTGGCTTAGCTTCCAATGAAATGCATTCAAGTAAATGACAACTTCAACCTCAATTGTCATGTTATGTTATATCATCATTCATCAGGACAACCAGGATATTTCGGTTACCTTGATCAAGGGGAGGCGGAATTGGAAGCTGCGATGATCTCTTTGGAAAGTAACCATGCCTTTCGATTGAGTTGGTTTATTTGAACATACTCCCTTTGGACTTTGTGAAAATCTGTGATATGATGAAGTTTTAACTAAAACTCTAAAATAGCCATTTCACTGActagttaattattttcatccaCAATCGAATTTGAATTAGTTgatggaaaaagaaaggaaaacagTGACAGAATGGACCACTAGTTTGCAGAGTTAATGTCTCTCATCCTCGTCGAGGGTGTTAAAGTCTCTCCAAGAATGAAGGGGAAGAAGATTTTTAAAAACCCCATCACAAGCAAAGTCAATAACTTTACTAATCCCTTCCTCAAACCTTGATTAATtgtaaaaacagaaaaaagggAGACAAACATATTGTAATGGTCTAGAGTCTAGATATGATGGTGTTGTTTTCCATTATGAAAACAAACAGAAAGGCCCACAACCACCCAATTACATTGGATAATATATACTAGTATAATATAGCAAAGGATAATATCAAAGTATCCAAATACAAGGAAGAGGACACAGCATCTGTTCTTGATCATTTCAAGTGGCAAAAAACTTTGATTATCAAAGTAAAGTTTTGAGTGATGATGCTGTAAACTTTTAACTACTCCGAAAGTGTGTCGGGCAACCGTTGGATTAGAATCGAAGGAGTCGTGGTGAGTTGACATAGCAAACTATAGAGGAAGGCCCTACTttggaaaaagaaggaaaaaaaaggggggCTAAGATTATTACTAATTACAAGGTGAAAactgtaaatttaaaaaaaagaaaagaaaagaaaagttactAGTACTATGCTAGGAGTGGTATCCTGTAGCTGAAATGCGTTTAGCTTAGGTTGGCTTTAGTTGAGGAGTGAGTTAATGGTGACTGACTGGTTGTCTGTATCTCTGTCTTGGCCTGGTCCCCTGCAACTGTGCAAGCCTTACGCCGTCTTCTGCGTCCACTTGGTTTTTGGCTTTTTCACTCTCTTGAAAACTTGGGTTCTCTTTGCTCGAGCTTTAAGGATTGTGCTTttgaaaatcttttatttaaacCAAATTGGTCAGTTTTAATGCATTTGGATTAGCGTCGTTTGAATGCTTCGAGGAACTCTGTTTTCCTcaacaatttttcttctttatcgTGATGCATTTTTCTGAATCTCTAGCCTGATCACTGGGTTCGTCTGAAATTTCATCTCTTCTTCAAGTGACAGGATTTTTGAGGACTTCCTCTTATTTGGAGCCATGATCCCTGATTTTCTGGGTAGTTTTTGATCTAATGATGATTGGAAAAGTGGAaaagattgaattttttaagtaaaggagcttaatttattttggaGGTTTTTCTTCACTTTGGCCTTTGGGAGCCATTAAAATTTGGTTTGACTGATTCTTTATCTTTAAATTCAATGTAAACTTTTTTATTCCATTACTTACTGATAAGGAGGAAGATTTTATTCTGTAAATTATAGTTACTGAAATAGCGGTTTTcgtccttttctttttcccattatttttcgcCTTAAAAGTGTAGTAGGTTGTCTTGTAGTGGTTTTTTTGGTCAGGCGTATTTGTCTTGAATCCTTGATGGCTACATTCATGTATGTTTCTTTGGATTCTTTGAACCATGCATGAAGAGTTAAGAATAGTGATGGGAGGTACTAGCAATGGCTAAGTGCTTGAAGTTGGGTTATTTCTGAGTAAGCAAAACGCTGTTTCAGCCCTTCATCATGCCTTTGTCTGAGCTATATCGAATGGCTAGGGGGAAGCTTGATTCATCTCAAGACAAGAACCCTTCATGTTCAACTGATCTGTCTTTTGTGTAAGTTCAGTTTTACTCTAGTTCCTCAATCACTTCAAAcattaaatttcttttgttcatGGAATTGTATCATATGAAATCTTTCTAATTTGGTTGTCTCCCCTTCTCTCTATGTGTTTGAATGCAGACCTGAGAATGACTTTGTTGAGCTTGTATTGgaaaatggtcaaattttgaTGCAAGGTCAGTCAAGTAAAGCTAGAAGGATTCCTGCTTGTAACAGCTTACCATCTCATTGTTTACCATCGCACACTCCTAAGACCAGAGATAAAGATACAGGGAATGGGGGAACTAATACAAAAATGGGAAAGTTTGGGACGATTGACTCTGTATTGAGTGAAATCCCAATGTCGGTGCCTTCTgctgaaatgagtttgaatcAAGATGATGAAGTGGTGCCTTGGTTAAACTATCCAGTGGATCAATCTCTACAGAGTGAATATTCCGATTTCTTGCCTGAATTATCTGGGGTCGCTGTAAATGAGACTTCTACTCATAGTAACTTTGCATCATTTGATAGAAGAAGCCAATCCATTAGAGATTCCTGCACTGTTTCTCTAAATAATGGTGCGGTTTTTGAACAAGGAAATCCATCAAAGGTTCCTACACCAGCAGATGGAGAAGCTAGGCCTAGAAGTGGTACCAGTCAATTATCCACGCTGCCATCACAGCTATGTCAAACGTCATCTCCATTTTTAAGATCAAGAATTTTGGAGAATATTGGTAACAGCCTGGGTCATACCTCCACCCACCATGCCATTGGTGGAGATTCAATTGGAGTTCAAGCATCAGATGGTGGTTTGCCTGGCATTAAGATGCAGAAACAAGATCAAGTAGCGCCTTGCAATAACACAGTCTTGATgaatttttcccatttttcacGTCCTGCTGCTCTTGTTAAAGCTAGTCTTCAGAACATAAGTGCTATAGCTagcattgaaaggattggcaGCAAGGAAAAGGGGTCTGCTGCCAGTATTAGTGACCCTGCTGATACCGCGTTCATTGATTCAAGTATTGATTTACAGAAGGAAAAGTTTTCACAGTGCCAACCTACGATAGTGCTGATGAAGACTGATAGAAAAGAATCCAAAGCTAAGTCTCTAGATGAACCAGTTACTGCTGAACCAATTGATGCCATCTGTGAAGAAAATGCGCCCAAGAATGTTAAAAACCCTAGTCAAGTTACTGGTGAAAGTGCTTCTAAAGGACTGCCAGATGGTGATAAGACTGTAGAGCCTGTGCTTGCTGCTTCTTCTGTTTGCTCTGGAAATAGTGTAGAGAGAGCTTCTGATGATCCAGTATAtaatttgaagagaaaaagtcGTGATAATGAGGAGTCAGAATGTCCTAGTGAAGTAAGCTctgtatcatttttttttgttttgtgttcTGTCCTGCTTTgcttttaatttatctttCCTTTAACCAATAAGCTAAGTAACCAACTTATGTGCAGGAAGCTGAGGAAGAATCTGTAGGTGTGAAAAAAGCAGTTCCTGCTCGAGGAGGTTCGGGGTCCAAGAGAAGCAGAGCAGCAGAAGTGCATAATTTATCTGAAAGGGTGAGTAAGCAcatttgataaatttgttaatttgtaatttgtcTTCCATATGGCTGTTTCTGAATTATAAGATCTGGACTGATACTCAACTGGACTTCCACAAACAGAGGCGAAGGGATAGGATTAATGAGAAGATGCGTGCTTTACAGGAGCTCATACCAAACTGCAATAAGGTTGGCAACTCATTGGGTCTTTGGTTGCTATGTTTTGTTATCTTTTTAACCAAATTAAGGCATTTTGCTTAGACACAGATTGATTATGGAAATAGAATGAGCTCAGGCATATCATtgtgtattttatttttagttcaaAACAGATAGCTTATTCGTATTTCTTATCTTTGATGTTTACTGCAGCTTTTGTTAATTTCATTAGACATTGGTTAAATGGATTTGTGATTGAAACCAAAAACAGACCAACAAAGACCTGATGGCCTTTGTATTTTAAATACTGTTGACTTTTACATTTTGACATTACAAGGTGGACAAAGCTTCGATGCTTGATGAGGCAATTGAATATCTTAAGACACTTCAACTACAGGTGCAGGTAAGATCTCTCTTATTTCTCCCAAATCAACTCTTCTGTTTGGTGTATATttggtttttgatttttgaaaggTAACTGAATAAGTTCAATTTATCAACTACCAACCTTATGCAGATTATGTCCATGGGAGCTGGCTTGTATATGCCACCAATGATGTTACCAACTGGAATGCAACACATGCATGCAGCTCATATGGCGCATTTTTCACCCATGGGTGTTGGACTGGGAATGGGTATGGGTTTTGGGATGCCATTGCCTGACATGAATGCTGGATCTTCTGCTCGACCTATGGTTCAGGTGCCTCCAATCCATGGAGCACCTTTTTCAGGCCCTGGCCCCACTGCTCTCCAAGGGATGGCAGGATCTAACCTCCAGCTATTCGGGCTTCCAGGTCAAGGACTTCCCATGTCAATGCCGCATACACCATTGATTCCTATTTCTGGTGGGCATCTCATGAAACCGGCCATGGGATTGAGTGCCTGTGGACTGGTAGGTCCTATGGATAATATGGGTTCAGCTACAGCTTCTAGTTCAAAAGATCCAGTGCAGAATATCAATTCACAAGTGGCACAGAATACTAATGTCAATAGCTCAATGAATCAGACACCTAGTCAGGTAAGGAGATTTTTTTCCCTGTAAGTcacattttgaaaaaagaaagaatatttttaGTATATTCTGAAGTGGGACTTAATTGCTGAGGCTGTATTTCTCCCAGAGGTAAATGACAAATTAGCTATTTCACATGGTATAGAAGCATACCCTTGATGACTATTTATTTTGATGCTGAATTGTTGCCAAGTCAAGCAGACAAGTTCATGATAAAGCTGTGGACTGTTTCTTGTCGGGGTTAGATTAGAGaaatcctttttcttttcatcaatgAAGAAGTTTTTCGCTTCTAATATAGCAGAATAAGTTGTAATATACACATACAAACACACAGACACttttatgtattgtacatttgGCTTTATTCTACATACGCAGACAAGGATGGCAGAAAAAGGGTGTTAGATTCTATTAACTTCCTGTAAATTAACTAGTCACCTATCTGAATATTTTGCTGTATGTTTTGATGGATTTGCCTCCTGCCATTACCCTGGCTCAATCTAATCAAATCTAATATTGTTTGTGATGCCAGTGTCCAACAACAAATCAAAGTTTTGAACAGCCAGCTGCAGTGCAAGAGAATGGTCAAGCATCAGAAATTACTGGTAGTGTACCTTTTAGATCAGCCGATGGAAATGAAAAAGTACCTGATAGGTCAGATACTTTTAACTTTATATCGAGATCTGCatcattaaattttggttCGAAGAAGTGTGaacttaatattttcttttaaatgcAGGTCATAATTGGTAGCTATTATGGTCCTTTTGATTGGAGGAGAGGAATCCATTTTGCTTCCGATGGATACCGAAGCTTTTTTTCCCTGATGAGGTTGTACCTCAATGACGGTCAGCTGAATACTAATTTCAGGATAATACAGTTACAATTTGCACAGATTTTGGTATGTTGAGGAGACTTGAAATCTTTTCTTGCATATGTACATTCATTTATATGATCCATGCAAATAATGCAATGTTGTCTAAGAGATAAATACCTAATAGTATGTATTCAAATCGTTGTACACCTCTGGGTAACTAATTCTTtgaattgatgaaatgataaTTATCTTCTGTTACATATATggtactctctctctctctctctctctctctatatatatatatatatacattttagTCGAGTTATAGTGTGGTGTAATCATCCAGTATCATATTTGTCAGCTTAAAGTCATAAACCTTATGttgttttgttcttgattGGCTTAAAACCATAAACTTGACagtcttctttacttttaattttgtttggcAACTGCCTTACATCATCTCATGTGAAGTAGACAATTACGTCAGGAATATATTCATTTTCATCTAGTTCTCTGGACCAATAATGCTAATGAAACTTTACATGCTAGTGTGAAAACAGTGGACAGATTAATGGATCCATCTTCACGGATGTGGCCGAAAGGCTGAGAAGGATTATGTTAAAACTCAATCCATCTTTAAATAGCTTCATGCAGGGCATTTTCAGCTGTCTCTAAATGATTGCGGATGGTATGAACGCATTGCATTCCATTGCTGAAAAGCTCATAATTGGAGTATGCACGGTCATCATTTGTGGACAAAGTTATATCTCCAAGCATTATAATTACCTTTGCAATATGTCATGGAATTCCTCCTGCCTGTTTCCATCAGCATGACCCCAATATCCTTGCTgtcataaaaatttctttatccTAATAGTCATTGTTCTATTATGCTGAAAGAATGAAGGTACTTCCTCCTTGCGTTGATACCTAGCCTGTGGGTGCAACTTGCTTTTTGGAAGTGATATTCCAGCAGTAATTAGCTTTTAGGATTCGTTGTAGTGCTGCTGTGAGCATGGATATACTTGACTTGATAAGCACAAAGATGATGATACTCATAATGATTGCTAGGAAATTTCCATTTTACGGATAAAAGGATACTCAATTTGATAGTCCGCTTGGAAAATTCAACCATCACATATAAAGAATGCCACGCTTTCAGATAGGTTTCCCTTCATCGGCTTTGGACCCCTTTGTTGTGTTGGCTTGTTAGTTTTCTATTCGATCTCTTGCGCATTCAGTGCAGCACTTTGACCAAAATTCATCATCTTTTACTCCAATCGTTTGTTTTATCAGTTATCTTTTTCCAACTGAATTATTTGTTTGGTCTATTAAACCAACAGACAATAAATGGCAGAAAGGAAGGAAACTTTGTGCAACTGAAAAcgtttcttcttcttattaGCATGAAGCATGAAGAAATAGTAATGTAATACATACAGCTAAATGAAGTTATACataacaaagaagaaaagctttTCCTCGGGTTTCAGAACTTGGAGCGCAGCATGTTTGTGCTGTGGTATCATGAGGCTAGTGAACTTTTCTAGACTGATAAATCACAAAAGCGGCGGAAGACACAGCATCTGTCTACACCCCTTTATTTGGCTTTAAATGCAGCACTGACTAATTGGTTTTATGCGTTTGAATGCTTTTGCGCCAGCTTTGTTGACGCAATGATTGTTAAGACTACGCTC from Theobroma cacao cultivar B97-61/B2 chromosome 5, Criollo_cocoa_genome_V2, whole genome shotgun sequence carries:
- the LOC18600647 gene encoding transcription factor PIF3; translation: MPLSELYRMARGKLDSSQDKNPSCSTDLSFVPENDFVELVLENGQILMQGQSSKARRIPACNSLPSHCLPSHTPKTRDKDTGNGGTNTKMGKFGTIDSVLSEIPMSVPSAEMSLNQDDEVVPWLNYPVDQSLQSEYSDFLPELSGVAVNETSTHSNFASFDRRSQSIRDSCTVSLNNGAVFEQGNPSKVPTPADGEARPRSGTSQLSTLPSQLCQTSSPFLRSRILENIGNSLGHTSTHHAIGGDSIGVQASDGGLPGIKMQKQDQVAPCNNTVLMNFSHFSRPAALVKASLQNISAIASIERIGSKEKGSAASISDPADTAFIDSSIDLQKEKFSQCQPTIVLMKTDRKESKAKSLDEPVTAEPIDAICEENAPKNVKNPSQVTGESASKGLPDGDKTVEPVLAASSVCSGNSVERASDDPVYNLKRKSRDNEESECPSEEAEEESVGVKKAVPARGGSGSKRSRAAEVHNLSERRRRDRINEKMRALQELIPNCNKVDKASMLDEAIEYLKTLQLQVQIMSMGAGLYMPPMMLPTGMQHMHAAHMAHFSPMGVGLGMGMGFGMPLPDMNAGSSARPMVQVPPIHGAPFSGPGPTALQGMAGSNLQLFGLPGQGLPMSMPHTPLIPISGGHLMKPAMGLSACGLVGPMDNMGSATASSSKDPVQNINSQVAQNTNVNSSMNQTPSQCPTTNQSFEQPAAVQENGQASEITGSVPFRSADGNEKVPDRS